One Lysinibacillus sp. OF-1 DNA segment encodes these proteins:
- a CDS encoding DUF2812 domain-containing protein, whose translation MIKFKIFFDIEKEEQWLNQMLSQGLVCTNINSAGFYTFKHTTDLEQVIRIDYQQDLRKKEQPNYKQLHEDFGWRPLKEKSYDGTYYWLKRKDGNDELFSDNDSYIAKYKRLMQHASHWALLSFLLLMILYANDGFDSFFSIKAAYYTPGLWEKEGLAFLLAFLFETPFALMRFIPPWLFLAICGMYVVVYYRYRKSIQQLL comes from the coding sequence ATATTGAAAAGGAAGAACAATGGTTAAATCAAATGTTATCCCAAGGCTTAGTTTGCACAAACATAAATTCAGCAGGCTTTTATACATTTAAACATACTACAGATCTTGAACAAGTTATCCGAATTGATTATCAGCAAGATCTTCGAAAAAAAGAGCAACCCAACTATAAGCAATTACATGAGGATTTTGGGTGGCGCCCTTTAAAAGAAAAGTCGTATGATGGAACCTACTATTGGTTAAAAAGAAAAGATGGCAACGATGAATTATTTTCGGATAATGATTCGTATATTGCTAAATATAAACGTTTAATGCAGCATGCGAGCCATTGGGCGTTACTCTCTTTTCTTTTGTTAATGATTTTGTATGCCAATGATGGCTTCGATTCCTTTTTCAGTATAAAAGCTGCCTATTATACACCTGGCTTATGGGAGAAAGAAGGTTTAGCATTCCTTTTGGCTTTTTTATTTGAAACACCCTTTGCCCTTATGCGCTTTATTCCACCTTGGCTATTTTTAGCAATATGTGGGATGTATGTAGTCGTTTATTATCGTTATCGGAAATCTATACAGCAGCTGTTATAG
- a CDS encoding 50S ribosomal protein L25/general stress protein Ctc — translation MNMVLTASKRQKGRQSSLTQLRQNGDIPGVVYGFQMESTAITLDARTFAKMLAAHGTKSVFQLDVEGKRINAVLTEVQRCALKGNVKHVDFKSINMSEELEVDIPVTVTGHAVGVADGGFLLQPNREVRIKVKPTEIPETIEIDVTNVAIGTSLYVGDIRRQFSFEILQEDDFTLATITPPPAENVQEDDTVDGTPEVIEATGQNGAEPEA, via the coding sequence ATGAATATGGTTTTAACTGCCAGTAAACGTCAAAAAGGACGACAATCTTCATTAACACAGCTTCGACAAAATGGGGACATTCCTGGTGTTGTCTACGGCTTTCAAATGGAATCAACAGCTATTACGTTAGATGCTAGAACCTTTGCAAAAATGTTAGCAGCACATGGTACGAAAAGTGTTTTTCAACTAGATGTAGAAGGAAAACGAATTAATGCTGTATTAACAGAAGTACAACGTTGTGCATTAAAGGGCAATGTTAAACACGTTGATTTTAAGTCCATCAATATGTCAGAGGAGCTAGAAGTGGACATTCCAGTAACAGTGACTGGTCATGCTGTCGGTGTTGCGGATGGCGGTTTCCTGCTACAGCCAAATCGTGAGGTACGCATCAAAGTGAAGCCAACTGAAATTCCAGAAACTATAGAAATTGATGTTACGAATGTAGCAATCGGCACGTCTCTTTATGTAGGAGATATACGTCGGCAGTTTTCATTTGAAATTTTACAAGAGGATGACTTTACATTAGCAACGATTACACCACCACCTGCTGAAAATGTACAAGAAGATGATACTGTGGATGGTACACCAGAAGTGATAGAAGCAACAGGACAAAACGGTGCTGAACCAGAAGCATAG
- a CDS encoding YjjG family noncanonical pyrimidine nucleotidase has translation MTKYETLLFDVDDTLLDFDLAENAALDRMFKEENIATTPEMIARYKEINETMWRAFERGEVTKNTLHNTRFAIALKEFGIEVDGVYFESLFQKYLQEAHHYVDGAYEVIAQLAESHHLYVVSNGITMTQNKRLVDANLAQYFKGIFISEQTGYQKPMPAFFDYVFERIDHFDKAKTLIIGDSLTSDIKGGLLSGIDTCWFNIHNVENTSDIEPHYEIKKLHELHGLLNKKIALY, from the coding sequence ATGACGAAATATGAGACACTATTGTTTGACGTGGATGATACGTTACTAGATTTTGATTTAGCTGAAAATGCGGCGCTGGACCGCATGTTTAAAGAGGAAAACATAGCTACTACGCCAGAGATGATTGCCCGTTACAAGGAGATAAATGAGACGATGTGGCGAGCTTTTGAGCGTGGGGAAGTAACAAAAAATACACTACATAATACACGATTTGCAATTGCTTTAAAAGAATTTGGGATAGAGGTTGATGGCGTCTACTTTGAATCGCTGTTCCAAAAATATTTACAGGAGGCACATCATTATGTGGATGGGGCTTATGAAGTCATTGCTCAATTAGCCGAAAGTCATCATTTATATGTTGTGTCAAATGGCATCACGATGACACAAAATAAACGATTAGTGGATGCCAATTTAGCACAATATTTTAAGGGTATCTTTATTTCGGAGCAAACGGGCTATCAAAAGCCGATGCCAGCCTTTTTTGATTATGTATTTGAACGGATTGATCATTTTGATAAAGCTAAAACGCTTATTATCGGTGATTCTTTGACGTCAGACATAAAAGGTGGTTTACTATCAGGGATCGATACATGCTGGTTTAACATCCATAATGTTGAAAACACGAGCGACATTGAACCGCATTATGAAATTAAAAAATTGCATGAATTACATGGGTTATTAAATAAAAAAATAGCTCTGTATTAA
- the yfkAB gene encoding radical SAM/CxCxxxxC motif protein YfkAB gives MTTLQKITPVFDPWEAYLDVEQHGQMTLSNIEFTTTNLCNMRCAHCAVGYTLQNKDPEALPINLILQRLDEIPHLKTLSITGGEPMMSKKSVQNYVLPLLKYAHERGVRTQINSNLTLEPARYVLIAPYLDVLHISHNWGTIDEFVETGFAMMERKPTYDQRAALFQRMIDNAKMLAEHGVMVSAETMLNKKTLPYLEHIHHQIIEEMKCARHEVHPMYPSDFASALSSLSLEETREAIHHLLDIRDENTWMLFGTLPFYPCSRNEEDQKLLHRLRTAKNVTMRNDPDGRSRLNINIFTGDVIVTDFGDTPALGNIVHDELPAIFDKWMTTDLAKSLNCHCPAVKCLGPNVLVKNMYYQDAAFVSGSARV, from the coding sequence ATGACGACCTTACAAAAAATAACACCTGTCTTTGATCCATGGGAAGCGTATTTAGATGTGGAACAGCATGGACAAATGACACTATCAAATATTGAATTTACAACTACTAATCTTTGCAACATGCGCTGCGCTCACTGTGCAGTAGGCTATACATTACAAAATAAAGACCCTGAGGCACTACCTATAAACTTAATTTTACAGCGCTTAGACGAGATACCTCATTTAAAAACACTCAGCATTACAGGTGGAGAACCGATGATGAGTAAAAAGTCTGTCCAAAACTATGTATTGCCGCTTTTAAAATATGCACACGAACGAGGCGTACGGACACAAATTAACTCCAACTTAACATTAGAGCCAGCTCGTTATGTATTGATTGCCCCTTATCTAGATGTCCTTCATATTTCTCATAACTGGGGAACGATTGATGAATTTGTAGAAACCGGCTTTGCCATGATGGAGCGCAAACCAACTTATGACCAACGTGCAGCTTTATTCCAACGCATGATTGATAATGCTAAAATGCTAGCTGAGCATGGTGTTATGGTATCTGCAGAAACGATGTTAAATAAAAAAACATTGCCTTATTTAGAGCATATCCATCATCAAATCATTGAGGAAATGAAGTGTGCGAGACATGAGGTACACCCAATGTACCCATCAGACTTCGCAAGTGCACTTAGTTCTTTATCATTAGAAGAAACGCGTGAAGCCATTCACCATCTACTTGATATTCGTGATGAAAATACATGGATGCTATTTGGCACACTCCCATTCTACCCTTGCAGTAGGAATGAAGAGGATCAAAAGTTGCTGCACCGTCTGCGCACAGCGAAGAATGTCACAATGCGAAATGACCCAGACGGTCGTTCTCGATTAAACATCAATATTTTCACAGGCGATGTGATCGTTACAGATTTTGGTGATACACCAGCACTTGGCAATATTGTGCATGACGAGCTACCAGCCATTTTTGATAAATGGATGACAACTGACTTAGCAAAATCACTCAACTGCCACTGTCCAGCAGTCAAATGCTTAGGGCCCAATGTTCTTGTGAAAAATATGTATTATCAAGATGCCGCATTTGTGAGTGGCTCTGCTCGCGTATAA
- a CDS encoding LLM class flavin-dependent oxidoreductase, which produces MRLSMLDQMPIPKGHSAEEAFQRTEQLALLGEELGYHRMWLAEHHNSQSLASSAPEVTAAFLAAKTKRLRIGTGGVMMMHYSPYKLAEVFKTLSGLAPNRIDFGVGRAPGGDHAAIYALAEGRRQRFTEQYDKLEIVLKLMNNQKTGEHVYDQVIAAPAHISLPEAWLLGSSGQSAMQAGQLGVGYSYAQFFTGNMSKDIFDAYKSYFTPSYYMEKPQIIVTYAATVAPTLEEAEYLAKPIDISRLQLMKGQIIQTMSPEEAKDYPLSEMDKMTIDNNRKANLVGTPKDIAAFLIAEQEKYGFDEVMLNCNQYELESRLNTYKFLAKELI; this is translated from the coding sequence ATGAGATTAAGTATGTTAGATCAAATGCCCATTCCAAAAGGTCATTCTGCAGAGGAAGCCTTCCAACGTACAGAACAACTGGCACTACTAGGTGAAGAACTTGGCTATCATCGTATGTGGCTAGCTGAACATCACAATAGTCAGTCACTAGCAAGTTCAGCTCCTGAAGTGACCGCCGCTTTTTTAGCTGCGAAAACAAAACGTCTTCGCATTGGCACAGGTGGCGTTATGATGATGCATTATTCGCCTTATAAGCTAGCAGAGGTATTTAAGACATTATCTGGTTTAGCACCGAATCGGATTGATTTTGGTGTGGGTAGAGCGCCAGGTGGCGACCATGCCGCTATTTATGCATTAGCAGAGGGAAGACGTCAACGCTTCACGGAACAGTATGATAAGCTCGAAATCGTTTTAAAGCTGATGAATAATCAAAAAACAGGTGAGCATGTCTATGATCAAGTCATCGCAGCCCCTGCTCATATTTCATTACCAGAGGCTTGGTTACTAGGATCGAGTGGACAAAGTGCTATGCAGGCTGGACAGCTTGGAGTAGGCTATTCATATGCACAATTCTTCACTGGCAATATGTCGAAGGATATTTTTGATGCCTATAAATCCTATTTTACGCCTTCTTATTATATGGAAAAGCCACAAATTATTGTGACATATGCAGCAACGGTTGCACCAACTTTAGAAGAAGCGGAATATTTGGCAAAACCAATTGATATCTCTCGTCTTCAACTGATGAAGGGGCAAATCATTCAAACGATGTCACCAGAAGAAGCAAAGGATTATCCGTTGTCGGAAATGGATAAAATGACAATTGATAATAACCGTAAGGCGAATCTTGTTGGGACACCAAAAGACATTGCTGCATTTTTAATTGCTGAGCAAGAGAAGTATGGTTTCGATGAAGTCATGCTGAATTGTAATCAATATGAACTAGAAAGTCGTTTGAATACCTACAAATTCCTAGCAAAGGAATTAATATAG
- a CDS encoding sulfite exporter TauE/SafE family protein yields the protein MPFDLDVNILMILLLFGFLAAFIDSVVGGGGLISLPALMFVGLPPSAAVATNKLAGTMGSLTSTVTFYRSGKLDIKAVYKLFPFVFFGSMLGAWIVHLMDPSVLKPLMLIMLAAVAIYTIFKKDWGSISSYKTLTPKRYLIFVMVITLVGFYDGFLGPGTGSFLLFAFLMVGFDFLQSAGNAKFLNFGSNIAALLMFIYLGQINYAYGLPMGLAQIAGAIVGSKFAIKRGSGYVRKLFIVVTILLLLKNTYDYFS from the coding sequence GTGCCTTTTGATTTAGATGTAAATATTTTAATGATCTTACTTCTTTTTGGTTTTTTAGCAGCATTTATTGATTCAGTGGTGGGAGGCGGTGGCCTTATTTCTTTACCAGCTCTTATGTTTGTTGGTCTTCCACCCTCTGCTGCAGTAGCAACAAATAAATTAGCAGGTACGATGGGATCGCTGACTAGCACAGTGACATTTTATCGCTCTGGTAAGCTAGATATTAAAGCCGTCTATAAGTTATTCCCCTTTGTCTTTTTCGGCTCTATGTTAGGTGCTTGGATTGTCCACTTAATGGACCCCAGTGTTCTCAAGCCACTAATGCTGATAATGCTTGCAGCAGTGGCTATCTACACCATTTTCAAAAAAGACTGGGGAAGTATATCGAGCTATAAAACATTAACACCAAAACGTTATCTCATTTTTGTTATGGTGATCACACTAGTTGGATTTTATGATGGCTTTTTAGGTCCTGGAACAGGCTCATTTTTACTTTTTGCTTTTCTTATGGTTGGTTTTGACTTTTTACAATCAGCAGGAAATGCAAAATTTTTAAATTTTGGCAGTAATATAGCTGCCCTTCTTATGTTTATATACTTAGGACAAATAAATTATGCTTATGGTCTACCGATGGGACTTGCACAAATTGCAGGTGCTATTGTTGGCTCCAAATTTGCGATTAAACGCGGCAGTGGCTATGTACGTAAATTATTTATCGTTGTGACCATTCTATT